Part of the Primulina huaijiensis isolate GDHJ02 chromosome 15, ASM1229523v2, whole genome shotgun sequence genome is shown below.
TATTGTGGATATAGAAAAGAATCGAGGCTTCACAATAAAACATTAGCaagatttcttgtaaaatatcGAATTTAACATAGTTTCCAAAGTAGGAGTAATGAATCAATATTTTCGAGACAGTCTATATTACCGtgtttttctttctattttaatatcattataTAATATGAGTCTCTTACATTTTTATAAACTATTAATTAAAGTGACGGTGAGACTAATAAATATTTGGTTGGTGTgatatttgattgtgaaatGTGGAATATTTGAGTAGTGAAATATTTTTATCCTTATCTACTTTAATAattctttttatcatttatctcttaatcatttaattattttatcctCCAACCAAACGTAGCCTAAGACATATAGACTCCAGATATTGAAAAAACTTTAGAAATTTCACAACATTCTTCGATTAAATGTATCGATTCAAATAGattcttatttttcttcaaaatatatGCAATCATTCTTTCTCTAAATGGAACTATGAGTCGGTTTTGAGTCAAGCTTAAGAGTGCACacgagctcgattttatttaaattttgtaagCTCAAGCTCGACTCGAGCATGATCGagtattcaatttcaaatttttgctCGACTCGTAAAAATAACAATTTACTCGATCTTGTGCTATAAAATTTTTGTAGTATAAGTTTAGAGTATAAATTtagttatttattatattaataaaatattaaaactcacgAACGATTCATGAACTatctaacaaaaaaatttagattcgaattcaattcaaaaaatttcaaaaatatttgagttcaaTTTCAATTCGAAAATTACgaatacaaatcaaataattttttagagcATATTTCGCACGACAAAGTTAAATAAAGCAATTTCGTACAATCATATCATTGCCTCACGAtacaaataaaagataaaaaacaATCAGTCACCCAATTATCTTCTTTAAAAAAGAGGAAGCACCGCGCGAAATTCTCCACCTCCTCCCGAATCAAACATCCCTCCGGCATGGCGAAGAACGACCCCGGCGGATGTTGCCGGTGCTGCTGCAGCTTCATAGTCACCTCCGGCCTCACCGCTCTCTTCATGTGGCTCAGCCTACGCACCTCCTACCCCACCTGCTCCATCGAGCAATTTTACGTCCCTGCCCTCGATAATTCCACCGACAACCACACCATTTTCTTCGACCTCCTGCTAGCTAATCGGATGAAAGACAAAGGCGTGAGCTACAACAACATTAGCCTGACGTTCTTGTACGGAGGGAAGGGCCCGAGTTCCATTAATATAGCTAATTACACGGTGAAGGGGTTCTACCAGGGTCACAAGAAGAAAGCTCACCGTGCAGAGTTGGTGCAGACTACTGGGGTGCCGTGGTCGGAGGCGATCGCAGCGGTTTCGAATGGGTCGACGGTGAACTTCGGCGTCCGGTTGGCTACCAGAGTAAAGTTCAAGATTATGTTTTGGTATACTAAAAGACACCAGCTGGCGGTGTCTGCAGATGTAGCGGTCGGCGGCGGAGGGCAGAAAGTGAATAAGAAAGGGAAAGGGATTAAGCTGACGTCCCGTGCACCGGATCGGGGCTGGCACTGGGCGAGGTTTTCACTCACGGTTATTTCCATTGTATTAGCCATTTTTATGTTGTAGATAGATGATCAACTTTGATATTTGtctcattaatttatttaacattGATATGATTTTGTAGCTCTATTCTTGTTTTTACGACCTTTGTTTTTGATTTTGATGTAttatgaaattattgtttttcgacatttgaatttgatttttgatgTAAAATTCTAAGGGTTTTCAGTCAATTAAAGTAGAAGTGTTTCTTGTAATGTATATACATGGACTGAATCTGAAGGTTAAAGTTTCATGAAATTATttcatatatcaattttgtgagataaattttatatccgattttaaattgaaaaaatattatgtgttatattaaaataattattttttattttaaatatggatTAGTCAAAAAGCTTAATTTTAAGTTCTTTTCACGAAACTTAACTAAATTATGAAaagtttcatattttaaatttcaacggTGTGACTCCAAGGTAGTCAAATTTGCTGGACATTAAGTGAATTTCCCAAGTCTTTGTTTAATTCTCAAAACAGATGAcactttaataaattatacgGTCCCGTGTGAAGTTTCACGCGGCGCCGACGTCTTCCGAGAAACTCATCTTAGTTTGcaccatataattttttttaaaaaaaatctcttaaaattaaaataaatataaatttcaataaatctTTAAACTCTAATTATATGTAGAATTTACACAATCGTCTATCAAAAATTAGTTTAAACTCTTTACTCTATTTAAGATTTTACAAAATCATCATTGAACTCTTTTTTCGGTACATGACGTTGTTATACTTTTCGAGCGTGCCCAAATGTGTTTTTATATATGTGCGTGTGTGTATATAGTCCATCATGATtccgtataataaattaaactttttattttttgatcgAAATGTCATTGGATTGTATCATACTTCtgtataataaattaaactttTTTTACTTCTTTGATCGGAATGTCATTGGATTGTATCCGTCGTGTTTTACAGACTGTTCATCACAGAATAACCACATAATCGCAATAGATGATTCATGACGTAGATCTCTTTTAACAATACTTAACAGAATCGGGTGTATATTAAAGAAGCTTAAATttgaataatctttaaatatattatctatttttctttgaaatatttgagGTACATCAGTAAAATacattggtaatacttcccaaaCACAGTTTTGGCCCTATTATAAAaacaatgatattttttttatcactttGTCAAAATTGAGAAATTCAAACTAAATTTTTATGTTCTagagaataaatattaaattgaaaattgagttaaagattttttttctaatttaaccttaaactaatttaaatatatcaaataatgtataaaaatagagaaaatacattatttattgaATTACTAAGTTTAAATAGTTTTTGTAAAATGGGCATTTTGGAGAGTTATTGGTGTATACTTAATGTTGTATTAAAACTTAACTTTTACATAATAAAGTATCAAAGTATAATTGAATTCAATTAGagctttttatttttcttattcttTGTCCATTGAAAAAGAAGAATTTTAACTTGTGTGTCAATCTAAATATACGTCTGGCGTAACTTTAACATTTTTGTTGGTAGTAGAAGACACGACATTTTGTATTTCTCCTCAAACATATCCAAGAAAACTGCAGAACTACATAAACTGGTATGAAAAGGCTCAACCCTTCGCCCCTACAACTTCATCGCGTTGTATCAGGTCGATCATCCAACTGATcgacaaacaaaaacaaatcaatcagATACGTCATCCATCGATTAACCAAAATAAACCGCTTGACATCATAATATCAAACTAGATATATCATTCACTGGCCCTTGCAAGATAGCTAATCCACTGGCTCTTTCCAGATTACAATCATATCCATCTCCTATCTTTTTAGTTtcataattactattatatgAATGACATTGTTTATAAATCTCatatattcaccgatcataccTCATCTCTACTCATAGCTCGTCAATTACTgcttatataatataattcccAGTGACAATATTTACATGCGAATAATTTAATGTACTTGTATCGAAAATGAACGCATCTGATTAATTTAAACCCCAAACGACACAGTTCAGAAGCAACCATGATCTGTAAATATACCTCAAGTGAACTAACATAATAAGATGGATGAGAAGTATACACACAAACTTACGGAGGAGAAGAGAGGCCTTTCTTGCTGAAACCCGCAGGCTTGTCTCTCCATTAATCTCCACTGCCTGTCAAAGAATGAAAATTGCACAATCTCCATATGCTTGCAACAGGGATTcgtgcaaaaaataaaaatctttacTCACATTTGAGGAGGCTTTCAGCTAAAGGAAATGCAACAGGGACATATCCATCATATGTATCGCCCACATCAAGCTTCCtactgtgggttcctagcagtgattccctAAGAGCAGATATCATGCGGGAGGTCCACAGGGaatacgaagatgtataaggatctacagACACTTTATTGGTGGCCGAGCATGAAGCGAGATATCTTGCGTTCCGTGTCTGAGTGTTTGACgtgtcagcaggttaaggccGAGCATCATAGACCTGCAGGGGAGTTGAGACTAATGGATGGGGCAGGTCAACTGTGAAGAATATCTAGGACAATGTAATTCTTCAGGTGCGATCATCGAACTCTGTAACTAATGGATGGGGTAGGTCTAACTGTGAAGAATATTAGACGACTTTTTGAGCAAAATGGCATTCGACATCTCTTTCATGTTAGGCGATCTGCCAATACGATTGCACATGCTCTagcttcttttgttttttttttctcccgATCCTTTTGTTTGGAAGAAttagagttttttttattggttAGTAAAACTTGTAAATCCAGACTTTTTCCTCTCTTAATAAATTTGCAAGTtttcctcaaaaaaaaaaaataataataataactcgcCTGGTACCGGTTATTCGAATGCAGATTTCAAGTACAAGGTATCTATGATTTCGACAAAATTGCTGAATATGGCCCTTTACTTCGTAACAGCTATAATAAACTGGGGTTACATTATTTTCCAGGATGCAGAGAGCTCTGCTAAGAGCAAATTTCTCCATTTGTTAGAAGAACTAGGCTTGGACGAAAGATATTTTCCACTTCTTGATTATTTAAGCACTTTCGGATTCAAAGAATCTCACTTTATCCTAATGTACAAGAGGCATATGACATTTCTTCAAATAAATGTTGAATCAGCGAAGGAAAGATTGGAACATTTGTTGAATGTTGGTGTTAAACGTGGAGatatcaagaaaatcattttaagaCAACGTCCAATTCTGGAGTACACCGTGGAAAACATTTTCAAGCCTCGTGTTGCTTTTCTGAATTTCTCGGGCTTCCCAGAATCTAGAATAGGTCAGATAATTACTGCCACACCTTCACTGTTATCTTACAGAGTAGAAATTCTTCCCATTCTAGTGCTTGTTCACTGCACAAGAAGCTGGTTCTTCAACAGTGGAAATCGTTCGTATCCGACGTTTAGAATCAGTGGTGCGGCCAGGTCATTTAAATTTacatgtttttataaaaatttgtcAAACATTTTAGTTTAATATCCACTCTGTTTTGGtgcctatttttttttattaatgggTATAGAGATAATGtttacaaaaattaatattttattaattgaaaTAAAGATAGTGTGTGTAAAATAAATTGTATTTTCATTAGTGTATCATTAGTAGCTTCCACATTCTTTGCTATTTGTTCATCACTGACAGCCTTCATTTGTTAGGAATGAATATAATACAACATCGGATATCTTTAAAGAAAATGTACAAATAAATTGcaaggaaaattttaatttcaggcataTACATGTTTCTTTCGTAGCTATTCAGTCATTTGTTTTCACAAATTTCACTGCTTAAAAATGTAGAACTATACGTATCAGTAGGCATGGATGTACATCAACACCAttttagaataactaaaattgtcaaaagattataaaaaaaaacaaagataacgTGTTGAAACTGAGATTTAGCTAACATAGAAAACTAAAAATTGTTCTTAAATATTAGATATCTATTTTTAGGCTAGACAATGAGTTAATGATGTTCTTTAAAGGTAAAAGGATAGCACTGAAATCGGTCTTGAAATAAGTTCTTCAAACTATCATCCGTCGACATATAACCTTTGGTCAGTTTCTTAACAAAACAGAAATCTCTGTATGTAGATAGATACACTATTCAGCATACTGTGCTTTATCGACTAAGTCCTAACTTCTATGTATCATTCTTTTTCAAGAACCTAAGATCTCTATCAGCTTTCCATCGCTAACCTTCAACGCAAAACCAAGAAACAAGAAGTTGCTAACCGAGTAACGAGGACTATGTGCTTCTATTGATCCTATGTAATCCTTGTGTGCTTCCGCCTAGTTACCAAGATGAGTAAAAGGTATAGCAGAAA
Proteins encoded:
- the LOC140959791 gene encoding protein NDR1-like, which gives rise to MAKNDPGGCCRCCCSFIVTSGLTALFMWLSLRTSYPTCSIEQFYVPALDNSTDNHTIFFDLLLANRMKDKGVSYNNISLTFLYGGKGPSSINIANYTVKGFYQGHKKKAHRAELVQTTGVPWSEAIAAVSNGSTVNFGVRLATRVKFKIMFWYTKRHQLAVSADVAVGGGGQKVNKKGKGIKLTSRAPDRGWHWARFSLTVISIVLAIFML